The proteins below come from a single Trachemys scripta elegans isolate TJP31775 chromosome 16, CAS_Tse_1.0, whole genome shotgun sequence genomic window:
- the C1QL4 gene encoding complement C1q-like protein 4, producing the protein MVLVLLVAIPLLVHSSKATSQYEMLGSCRMVCDPYTPQTHGAASAEASQELAVISPPPFLPGGKGDQGRKGKSGIRGLPGPPGPPGPRGPAGEPGRPGPPGPPGPGPGGYIPSFYSPKIAFYAGLRKPHEGYEVLRFDDVVTNVGNYYEPSSGKFTCPLPGIYFFTYHVLMRGGDGTSMWADLMKNGQVRASAIAQDADQNYDYASNSVILHLDVGDEVFVKLDGGKVHGGNTNKYSTFSGFIIYPD; encoded by the exons AtggtgctggtgctgctggtggCCATCCCGCTGCTGGTGCACAGCTCCAAGGCCACCTCGCAGTACGAAATGTTGGGCAGCTGCCGCATGGTCTGTGACCCCTACACGCCCCAGACCCACGGGGCGGCCTCCGCtgaagccagccaggagctggccGTCATCTCCCCGCCCCCGTTCCTGCCGGGGGGCAAAGGGGACCAAGGGAGGAAGGGCAAGTCTGGGATCCGGGGGCTGCCGGGCCCCCCAGGGCCACCAGGCCCACGCGGTCCGGCTGGAGAGCCGGGCAGACCGGGGCCGCCAGGGccaccggggccagggccggggggcTACATCCCGTCCTTCTACAGCCCCAAGATCGCCTTCTACGCCGGGCTCCGGAAGCCCCACGAGGGCTATGAGGTGCTGCGCTTCGACGACGTGGTGACCAACGTGGGAAACTACTATGAGCCGTCCAGCGGGAAGTTCACCTGCCCCCTGCCCGGCATCTACTTCTTCACCTACCACGTGCTGATGCGCGGCGGCGACGGCACCAGCATGTGGGCCGACCTCATGAAGAACGGGCAG GTGCGGGCCAGCGCCATCGCCCAGGACGCCGACCAGAACTACGACTATGCCAGCAACAGCGTCATCCTGCACCTGGATGTGGGGGACGAGGTTTTCGTCAAGCTGGACGGTGGGAAGGTGCACGGGGGGAACACCAACAAATACAGCACGTTCTCCGGCTTCATCATCTACCCGGACTGA